A single region of the Fusobacterium varium genome encodes:
- a CDS encoding AtpZ/AtpI family protein yields MKWITKDLIRYLALLGHLGFVIMGNILVCIFIYKLIEKYFFKSTMLFIFLLLLGIVSGFYNVYKLIMKK; encoded by the coding sequence ATGAAATGGATAACGAAAGATTTGATTAGATATCTTGCATTATTAGGACATTTGGGCTTTGTAATAATGGGAAATATACTTGTATGCATATTTATCTATAAATTAATAGAAAAATATTTTTTTAAAAGTACCATGCTTTTTATTTTTCTGTTGTTATTGGGAATAGTTAGTGGATTTTATAATGTATATAAGTTAATAATGAAAAAATAA
- the atpF gene encoding F0F1 ATP synthase subunit B, producing MATQLMPVVSIDVNMFWQIINFFILVFVFNKWFKKPLGKMIESRKAKITSDLQEATENKKIAAELQKEAETILKNAKFEANEILKKAEHKADERREAILSEAKDQREKILKSAELEAIKMKADARKDFEEEVKDLAIKLAEKLIQQKMDSKIESTLIDEFIEEVGEER from the coding sequence TTGGCGACACAACTTATGCCAGTAGTATCGATTGACGTAAATATGTTCTGGCAAATAATAAACTTTTTTATACTTGTTTTTGTGTTTAATAAATGGTTTAAAAAACCTTTAGGTAAAATGATAGAAAGCAGAAAAGCAAAGATAACAAGCGACTTACAAGAAGCTACAGAAAATAAAAAGATAGCAGCAGAACTTCAGAAAGAAGCAGAAACTATTTTAAAAAATGCTAAATTTGAAGCTAATGAAATTTTAAAGAAAGCTGAACATAAAGCTGACGAAAGAAGAGAAGCTATTTTAAGTGAGGCTAAAGATCAAAGAGAAAAAATTCTTAAATCTGCAGAGCTTGAAGCTATAAAAATGAAAGCTGATGCAAGAAAAGATTTTGAAGAGGAAGTTAAAGATTTAGCAATCAAATTAGCTGAAAAATTAATACAACAAAAAATGGATTCAAAAATCGAGTCTACCTTAATAGATGAATTTATTGAAGA
- the atpB gene encoding F0F1 ATP synthase subunit A, with protein sequence MRLGAIEFVAPPLVEGPRIVFFIPLPEALHKIPFAMEMANGQYGLPVSITVVTTWFIILALFLIFKCGTKRLELIPGKLQILLESVYEFLDGIVEQMLGSWKKKYFSYISTLFLFIFLSNIVSFFPIPWYSVDGGAISFAPAFRAPTADLNTTVGLALLTTFAFLKASIKTNGIGGYLKGFAQPIPVMLPLNIIGELAKPVNISVRLFGNMFAGGVIMGLLYMAVPWGIPAPLHLYFDLFMGLVQSFVFIMLSMVYIQGALGDSEYVEN encoded by the coding sequence ATGAGATTAGGAGCAATAGAGTTCGTCGCCCCACCTCTAGTAGAAGGACCTAGAATTGTATTTTTTATTCCTTTGCCAGAAGCACTTCATAAGATACCTTTTGCAATGGAAATGGCTAATGGTCAATATGGACTACCTGTTTCAATAACAGTTGTAACAACTTGGTTTATTATTCTAGCACTCTTTCTTATATTTAAATGTGGGACTAAAAGGTTAGAACTTATACCTGGGAAACTTCAAATACTGTTAGAAAGTGTTTATGAATTTCTTGATGGAATTGTAGAGCAGATGCTTGGTTCATGGAAAAAGAAGTATTTTTCATATATATCAACACTTTTTCTATTTATATTTTTATCAAATATAGTGTCATTCTTCCCAATTCCTTGGTATTCAGTAGATGGAGGAGCAATTTCTTTTGCACCAGCTTTTAGAGCACCTACAGCTGATCTAAACACAACAGTTGGACTAGCACTATTGACAACATTTGCTTTCTTAAAGGCAAGTATTAAAACAAATGGTATTGGAGGCTACCTAAAAGGATTTGCACAACCTATACCTGTTATGCTACCTCTAAATATAATCGGAGAATTAGCAAAACCAGTAAACATATCTGTCAGACTTTTTGGTAATATGTTCGCTGGAGGAGTTATCATGGGACTTTTATATATGGCAGTACCATGGGGAATTCCAGCACCTTTACATCTGTACTTTGACCTATTCATGGGACTTGTACAAAGTTTTGTATTTATTATGTTAAGTATGGTATATATTCAAGGAGCTTTAGGCGACAGTGAGTATGTAGAAAATTAA
- a CDS encoding ATPase, which translates to MEQIKSIFKRAGIAAAIILIYGIVIKNEYVYIGMFSGSVMSIIMFYMICMDIKSIAASESVSRKRGFIGYAKRYLVYGVYLGAMAKFFGLPMLLSSAIGLLNVKVIILLMTLSENIGRLRDKFLR; encoded by the coding sequence TTGGAGCAGATAAAAAGCATATTTAAAAGAGCTGGAATAGCAGCTGCAATTATATTGATCTATGGAATTGTAATTAAAAATGAGTATGTATATATAGGTATGTTTTCAGGGTCTGTAATGTCTATCATCATGTTTTATATGATATGTATGGATATAAAATCTATAGCAGCGTCAGAATCAGTTTCTCGTAAAAGAGGATTTATAGGATATGCAAAGAGATATTTAGTTTATGGAGTATATCTTGGAGCAATGGCAAAATTTTTTGGATTGCCAATGTTATTAAGTTCAGCAATAGGGTTATTAAATGTAAAAGTAATAATACTTTTAATGACTCTTTCTGAAAATATAGGGAGGCTTAGAGATAAGTTTCTTAGATAA
- the atpE gene encoding ATP synthase F0 subunit C, which translates to MNEMLLAKTIVLAASAVGAGCAMIAGLGPGIGEGYAAGKAVEAVARQPEAKGNIISTMILGQAVSESTGIYSLVIALILLYANPFIGMLG; encoded by the coding sequence ATGAATGAAATGTTATTAGCAAAAACAATAGTATTAGCAGCGTCAGCAGTTGGTGCAGGATGTGCAATGATCGCAGGATTAGGACCAGGGATTGGAGAAGGTTATGCAGCAGGTAAAGCAGTAGAAGCAGTAGCTAGACAACCAGAAGCTAAAGGAAACATCATTTCAACAATGATCCTAGGACAAGCAGTATCAGAATCAACAGGGATTTACTCTCTAGTTATAGCTCTAATTCTACTTTATGCAAACCCTTTCATTGGAATGTTAGGATAA